In one Kiritimatiellia bacterium genomic region, the following are encoded:
- a CDS encoding PQQ-binding-like beta-propeller repeat protein, whose amino-acid sequence MRRITEFILLLAALNAFPLSTPAAPEPRGLINSSRVPFIANEGQLASPEVKYYAKTFGGTVYALADGKIVYVLPKYESGKKAGAAVITEILRGAFQARPSGAGQSKARVNSFTGGRPENWKTNLPVFDRLDFGEVYDGINLLLSARGNNVEKIFVVSPGADPDEIILGFEGTSGMQIAPDGRLELLTALGKVCFTAPVAWQTDAPAAPAGGLAEEILNASDRTRPDFTPVEVAYALRGDGAVGFRLGSYDRSRPLVIDPFLASTFIGGGGADAVQAIVVDSQTNVYAAGWTDSVDFPVTNNTPFASLTNGDCDVFISKFDASLGVLSVSTYLGGSSNDQAFAVGLDADEQKIWLAGYTESEDFPFAANGYQTNYNGEGDAFAAVLSSSDLELEQATYLGGTNLDSATAIAMDNGSCQQYIVGYTESEDFPVAANGYQTNYNGARDAFAVVFSNTVGAAGFKGGTFLGGTSADQAAAVAASSGDGVTNFIYVAGSTESGDFPVTNGYQKTHAGGADVFVAQLDAWLTNRSAATFLGGTADDEASAVALDVSNRLYVAGYTKSSGFPTSAGAYQSALAGGADAFVSCLTNSVSNLCASTYIGGSGDDAARCLVLDSSASTSLVYLAGYTESDNFPATRSAYNRSRNGAQDAFILRMNGALANLQAATYMGGAANDQALALALSPETNLLFTAGITASEDFPASDVAYETAFRGGASDGFVSRFPATLAYGTLKWRKYLAGVCSSPALTWDGTIAVGGSSSTGLVGFSSAGVERWRVTTTSTVAIEVAPLDGLGAPVIGTNNVIYINTSSGKAYAVQPGGATTLLFERAEVAPSFWTSPALDNHGRCFFSYNEYFYALELSGSLLWTKDLVYSCNALPSVGSNDMVYAAASLGPILKEFVAEDGSISKEWSATSGSIYSSPALDSNGTIYAASGNKLYAFNAGGTVQTWTAGGQIYSSPAIGTNGVIYVGGGNNLYAFNTNGATVKTWHVGKPVNSSPAIAADGSIIVGAANPIPSEAGQVYSFNPDGTTNWVFDTVTDIQFHAPMIDSEGTVYISDRGYLYALYGSAPPAESAWPMFRRDALRTGNQGLNIQNFLRPTGVAASKYGTFSNYVHVSWNGVANAVNYELWRGTNDSPALAGRIYRLTGTNYNDTTIEGGRVYYYWVKARTPVAMSALSDPDSGGIPPFPPENVAATKGIPTNSVVVTWQASSNATLYYVYRSLTNATNTAAQIGTTSATNYNDETLTPGLTNWYWVKAGNDVAGISGFGENDYGGIPCRAPTGLSAGQGAYIRRTDLNWNSSAGASSYLVYRSAENNSSTAVILNETNGLSARDYSGTPLRRYYYWVRTTNEFGLSAFSSPAVGWSLLAAPQKVSASAGAYPNMIRVSWVIGSTDATDHVIFRSLSSDPSTAEWQSDVVYNDPAATNYDDTAITRGPDYYYWVAAKNNYGSSTWTAAGSPGGTIPSTPTDLSASDGAYSNMVKITWNNAAGATSYRVYRDENY is encoded by the coding sequence ATGCGCCGGATAACGGAATTTATTCTTCTGCTTGCCGCGCTGAATGCTTTTCCGCTTTCAACGCCGGCCGCCCCCGAACCGCGCGGCCTGATAAATTCCTCCCGTGTGCCTTTTATCGCCAACGAAGGCCAGCTCGCCAGCCCCGAAGTTAAATACTATGCCAAGACATTCGGCGGCACGGTCTACGCCCTGGCCGACGGCAAAATTGTCTATGTCCTTCCCAAATACGAGTCCGGCAAAAAGGCCGGCGCGGCTGTCATCACCGAAATCTTGCGGGGCGCTTTCCAGGCCCGGCCCTCCGGCGCCGGCCAATCAAAGGCGCGCGTCAATTCTTTCACCGGCGGCCGGCCCGAAAACTGGAAGACAAACCTGCCGGTTTTTGACCGGTTGGATTTCGGCGAGGTCTACGACGGCATTAATCTGCTCCTCTCGGCCCGCGGCAATAACGTGGAAAAAATATTTGTCGTTTCCCCCGGCGCGGACCCGGATGAAATCATCCTGGGGTTTGAGGGAACTTCCGGCATGCAAATCGCGCCGGACGGCCGCCTGGAGCTTCTGACCGCCCTGGGAAAGGTTTGTTTCACCGCGCCCGTTGCCTGGCAGACGGATGCGCCGGCGGCCCCGGCCGGCGGCCTGGCGGAAGAAATTTTGAACGCCTCGGACCGCACCCGGCCTGATTTTACCCCCGTTGAAGTCGCCTACGCCCTGCGCGGGGACGGGGCGGTCGGATTCAGGCTGGGCAGTTATGACCGGAGCCGGCCGCTGGTGATTGATCCTTTCCTGGCCTCAACCTTCATCGGCGGCGGCGGGGCCGACGCCGTACAGGCCATCGTCGTTGACAGCCAGACTAATGTTTACGCGGCCGGCTGGACCGATTCCGTTGATTTCCCGGTCACCAACAACACCCCCTTCGCTTCCCTTACCAACGGCGACTGCGATGTTTTCATTTCCAAATTTGACGCCTCACTCGGCGTCCTTTCGGTCTCCACTTACCTCGGCGGCAGTTCCAACGACCAGGCCTTTGCCGTTGGCCTGGACGCAGACGAGCAGAAAATCTGGCTGGCCGGTTACACGGAATCCGAGGATTTCCCGTTCGCCGCCAACGGTTACCAGACCAATTACAACGGCGAAGGCGACGCCTTCGCGGCGGTTTTATCATCAAGCGACCTGGAACTGGAACAGGCGACTTACCTCGGCGGAACCAATCTTGACAGCGCCACGGCCATCGCCATGGATAACGGGTCCTGCCAACAATATATTGTCGGCTACACCGAATCGGAGGATTTTCCGGTAGCCGCCAACGGTTATCAGACTAACTATAACGGCGCGCGCGACGCTTTTGCCGTTGTTTTCAGCAATACGGTCGGCGCCGCTGGTTTCAAGGGCGGCACATTCCTGGGCGGGACGTCGGCCGATCAGGCCGCCGCGGTGGCGGCGTCTTCCGGCGACGGCGTTACTAATTTTATTTACGTGGCCGGCTCAACCGAGTCCGGCGATTTTCCCGTCACGAACGGTTACCAGAAGACACACGCCGGCGGCGCGGACGTCTTTGTCGCCCAACTGGACGCCTGGTTGACCAATCGTTCCGCCGCCACTTTCCTGGGCGGCACGGCGGACGATGAAGCCAGCGCGGTTGCCCTGGACGTCAGTAACCGGCTTTACGTGGCCGGATATACAAAATCGTCCGGCTTCCCGACTTCCGCCGGCGCCTATCAATCCGCCCTGGCCGGCGGCGCGGACGCGTTCGTGAGCTGTCTGACGAACAGCGTCTCCAATCTTTGCGCCTCAACCTATATCGGTGGATCGGGCGACGACGCGGCAAGGTGTCTTGTCCTGGACAGCAGTGCTTCCACGAGCCTGGTCTACCTGGCCGGTTACACCGAATCCGATAATTTCCCGGCCACGCGCTCCGCTTACAACCGTTCCCGCAACGGCGCGCAAGACGCCTTTATTCTGCGGATGAACGGCGCGCTGGCCAACCTGCAGGCCGCCACCTACATGGGCGGCGCCGCTAACGACCAGGCTTTGGCGCTGGCCCTCTCTCCGGAAACCAACCTGCTTTTCACGGCCGGCATCACCGCCTCGGAAGATTTCCCGGCCAGCGACGTCGCCTATGAAACCGCTTTTCGCGGCGGGGCTTCGGACGGCTTTGTCTCCAGATTTCCCGCTACTCTGGCCTACGGAACGCTGAAATGGAGAAAATATCTGGCTGGAGTCTGCAGTTCGCCGGCCCTGACCTGGGACGGAACAATTGCGGTTGGAGGCTCCAGTTCAACCGGGCTGGTAGGTTTTTCCAGCGCCGGCGTTGAACGGTGGCGCGTTACCACAACTTCAACGGTTGCGATAGAGGTCGCCCCCTTGGATGGATTAGGCGCGCCGGTTATTGGGACCAACAATGTAATTTATATCAACACCAGTTCAGGAAAAGCCTATGCCGTCCAACCGGGCGGGGCAACAACCTTGTTATTTGAACGTGCCGAAGTAGCTCCGTCATTCTGGACATCACCGGCGCTGGACAATCACGGAAGATGTTTTTTCAGTTATAACGAATATTTTTATGCCCTGGAACTATCCGGCAGCTTGCTTTGGACAAAAGACCTCGTTTATAGCTGTAATGCCCTTCCGTCGGTCGGATCAAATGACATGGTATATGCCGCGGCTTCCTTAGGACCTATTCTCAAAGAGTTTGTTGCGGAAGACGGTTCTATCAGTAAAGAATGGTCGGCAACAAGCGGCAGTATTTATTCTTCTCCCGCGCTGGATTCAAACGGCACGATTTACGCCGCCAGCGGCAACAAGCTGTACGCCTTCAATGCCGGCGGAACCGTCCAGACCTGGACCGCCGGGGGCCAGATTTATTCTTCCCCGGCCATCGGCACCAACGGCGTCATTTACGTGGGCGGCGGAAACAATCTTTACGCCTTTAACACCAATGGCGCCACGGTAAAAACATGGCATGTCGGAAAGCCCGTCAACTCATCGCCGGCCATCGCCGCCGACGGTTCCATCATTGTCGGCGCCGCAAACCCCATCCCTTCAGAAGCGGGACAGGTTTATTCCTTCAATCCCGATGGAACCACCAACTGGGTTTTTGACACGGTTACCGACATTCAGTTCCATGCGCCGATGATTGACAGCGAAGGCACGGTTTATATCAGCGACCGCGGCTACCTTTACGCCCTTTACGGCTCGGCGCCGCCGGCGGAAAGCGCCTGGCCGATGTTCCGGCGCGACGCCCTGCGCACCGGCAACCAGGGGCTGAACATTCAGAATTTCCTGCGGCCAACCGGTGTTGCCGCTTCAAAATACGGCACATTTTCCAATTACGTCCATGTTTCCTGGAACGGCGTCGCGAACGCCGTCAATTACGAGCTCTGGCGCGGCACAAACGATTCGCCCGCCCTGGCCGGAAGAATCTACCGCCTGACCGGTACCAATTACAACGACACGACGATTGAGGGCGGCCGGGTTTATTATTACTGGGTCAAGGCCAGAACCCCGGTGGCCATGAGCGCGCTCAGCGATCCCGATTCAGGCGGCATTCCGCCCTTCCCGCCCGAAAACGTCGCGGCCACCAAGGGCATTCCCACCAATTCCGTCGTCGTAACATGGCAGGCTTCTTCCAACGCCACGCTTTATTATGTCTACCGCAGTCTGACCAACGCCACCAACACCGCCGCGCAAATCGGCACAACTTCCGCGACAAATTACAACGATGAAACTCTTACGCCGGGCCTGACCAATTGGTACTGGGTCAAGGCCGGCAACGACGTGGCCGGCATCAGCGGCTTCGGCGAAAACGATTACGGCGGCATACCCTGCCGCGCGCCGACCGGGCTTTCCGCCGGACAGGGCGCTTATATCCGCCGGACAGATTTAAACTGGAACTCCTCCGCCGGGGCGAGTTCCTACCTCGTCTACCGCAGCGCTGAAAACAATTCCTCCACGGCGGTAATTCTTAATGAAACGAACGGCTTGTCCGCCAGAGATTACAGCGGCACCCCGCTCCGCCGGTATTATTACTGGGTCAGGACCACCAATGAATTCGGCTTAAGCGCTTTCAGTTCCCCGGCCGTCGGCTGGAGCCTGCTGGCCGCCCCCCAGAAGGTTTCGGCCAGCGCCGGCGCTTATCCCAATATGATCCGGGTCTCGTGGGTGATCGGCTCAACCGATGCCACGGACCACGTGATTTTCCGGAGTTTAAGCTCCGACCCCTCAACCGCGGAATGGCAATCCGATGTTGTCTACAACGATCCGGCCGCCACCAATTACGACGACACCGCCATCACCCGCGGCCCCGATTATTATTACTGGGTGGCGGCCAAAAACAATTACGGCAGCAGCACCTGGACCGCGGCCGGCTCGCCCGGCGGCACCATCCCCTCCACCCCGACCGACTTGAGCGCCAGCGACGGCGCTTACAGCAACATGGTGAAAATAACCTGGAACAATGCGGCGGGCGCAACTTCTTACCGGGTCTACCGGGATGAAAATTAC
- the secD gene encoding protein translocase subunit SecD produces the protein MDKHALWKWLLLIALTAFSLALVIPPKQKIKLGLDLKGGMSFTVRINRAEIEKQLREEYSEVADKEIQSRVPGAVKRAQEQALEIIRNRVDALGVAEPQIYPEKDDRIVVQIPGLKDEDQARAVKLIQSAAFLEFSMVHEENEKLTGELFEKGLAPEGFRIVSLSARGRNGRNVYKRDLQALPEEQYNAEFRAQLEKFRAPPGYRFMLEETTEEGQKFFTPFFVKQRHELKGDTVRNAGVEYDQLGQPYVTMKFDSKGARKFARITADYAPGGAKNLSPEGRRYLAIIMDGTLYSAPFIKTAIYGGEAIIEGNFTLKDAQDLAIALRAGSLPTPVEIIESRLVDPSLGHDSVASGTRASIYSGIIVLAFMASYYLLGGVVANIGLIFNMLLLPLAMMITAGFLSLFSGNVSGAHIGLPVLTLPGIAGIALTIGMAVDANVLIFERIREEQNAGKRLAAAIEGGYHKAFSTILDSNLTTVMAAVILFMFGSGAVRGFGITLTAGIMVSMYTALTVTRMFLNVIARRWALPTLKMLNFIKPTSIDFIGFRKIAILASVVVIALSWAYTVKRGVSDPGNVLGTDFTGGSAIIFRFNQKPEVEKIRNALGAAGISQAHIQYQKELDKNDEFLQIRVPFGAGDKAKTALLNSFNASGFKVLSEEAIGPQIGSEMTRRAVYALLWAAVGMIIYISVRFKFAYAVGAVVALLHDVLISIGIYCLMGRQIDMTIVAALLTIIGFSVNDTIVIFDRIREKSKQLANRPFVEICNISINETLSRTVLTSLTTFLAVMMLLIFGGGAINNFAVLFVIGIITGVYSTVFIATPVMMFFRREKKS, from the coding sequence ATGGATAAACACGCGCTTTGGAAATGGCTGCTTCTGATCGCCCTGACGGCGTTTTCGCTCGCGCTCGTCATTCCGCCGAAACAGAAAATAAAACTGGGGCTTGACCTCAAGGGCGGCATGAGTTTCACCGTCCGCATCAACCGCGCCGAAATTGAAAAACAGCTGCGCGAGGAATACAGCGAGGTTGCGGACAAGGAAATCCAGAGCCGCGTGCCGGGGGCGGTCAAACGCGCCCAGGAGCAGGCGCTGGAAATCATCCGCAACCGGGTGGACGCCCTGGGCGTGGCCGAGCCGCAGATTTATCCGGAAAAGGACGACCGCATCGTGGTGCAGATCCCCGGCCTCAAGGACGAAGACCAGGCCCGGGCCGTCAAGCTGATTCAAAGCGCCGCCTTTCTTGAATTCAGCATGGTGCACGAGGAAAATGAAAAGCTGACCGGCGAATTGTTTGAAAAGGGCCTGGCGCCGGAAGGCTTCAGGATCGTTTCCCTGAGCGCGCGCGGCCGGAACGGCCGCAATGTCTACAAGCGCGACCTCCAGGCGCTTCCCGAAGAGCAATACAACGCCGAGTTCCGCGCGCAACTGGAAAAATTCAGGGCGCCGCCGGGATACCGGTTCATGCTGGAGGAAACCACCGAAGAAGGCCAGAAATTTTTCACGCCCTTTTTTGTGAAACAAAGGCATGAACTGAAAGGCGACACGGTCCGGAACGCCGGGGTTGAATACGACCAGCTCGGCCAGCCGTATGTTACCATGAAATTTGATTCCAAGGGCGCGCGCAAGTTCGCGCGCATCACGGCCGATTACGCCCCGGGCGGCGCCAAGAACCTCAGTCCGGAAGGCCGCCGTTACCTGGCCATTATCATGGACGGCACTCTCTATTCGGCGCCTTTTATCAAAACGGCCATTTACGGCGGCGAGGCGATCATTGAGGGGAATTTTACCTTGAAAGACGCCCAGGACCTGGCGATTGCGCTGCGGGCCGGCTCTCTGCCGACGCCGGTGGAAATCATAGAGTCCCGCCTGGTTGACCCGTCCCTGGGACACGATTCCGTGGCAAGCGGAACGCGCGCCTCAATCTACAGCGGCATCATCGTGCTGGCATTTATGGCCTCCTATTACCTGCTCGGGGGCGTTGTCGCCAATATCGGCCTGATCTTCAACATGCTGCTCTTGCCGCTGGCCATGATGATCACCGCCGGATTTTTAAGCCTTTTTTCGGGGAATGTGTCGGGCGCCCATATCGGCCTTCCGGTCTTGACCCTGCCGGGCATAGCCGGCATCGCCCTGACCATCGGCATGGCCGTGGACGCCAATGTGCTCATCTTTGAGCGCATCCGCGAGGAGCAGAACGCCGGCAAAAGGCTGGCGGCGGCCATTGAAGGCGGCTATCACAAGGCCTTTTCCACGATTCTGGACTCCAACCTCACCACGGTCATGGCGGCGGTGATCCTTTTCATGTTCGGCTCCGGCGCCGTGCGCGGATTCGGCATCACCCTGACGGCCGGCATCATGGTCAGCATGTACACCGCCCTGACGGTTACGCGCATGTTTTTGAATGTGATCGCGCGGCGCTGGGCCCTGCCAACCCTGAAAATGCTCAATTTCATCAAGCCGACCAGCATTGATTTCATCGGGTTCAGGAAAATCGCCATTCTCGCCTCCGTCGTAGTCATCGCCCTGTCCTGGGCTTATACCGTCAAACGCGGCGTTTCCGACCCGGGCAATGTGCTGGGCACCGATTTCACCGGCGGCTCCGCGATAATTTTCCGTTTTAACCAGAAACCGGAAGTTGAAAAAATCAGGAATGCGCTCGGCGCGGCGGGAATATCCCAGGCGCACATTCAATACCAGAAGGAACTGGACAAGAACGATGAATTCCTCCAGATCCGGGTTCCGTTCGGCGCGGGCGACAAGGCCAAAACCGCCCTGCTAAACTCCTTTAACGCCTCGGGCTTCAAGGTGTTGAGCGAGGAAGCGATCGGGCCGCAGATCGGCAGCGAAATGACCCGGCGGGCGGTCTATGCCCTTTTATGGGCGGCGGTCGGCATGATCATTTACATATCGGTGCGGTTCAAATTCGCCTACGCGGTCGGCGCCGTCGTGGCGCTCCTGCACGACGTTTTAATCAGCATCGGCATATACTGCCTGATGGGGCGGCAGATTGACATGACCATCGTGGCCGCGCTCCTGACCATAATCGGCTTTTCGGTCAACGACACGATCGTTATCTTTGACCGCATCCGCGAAAAGAGCAAACAACTGGCCAACCGTCCGTTTGTTGAAATCTGCAATATCAGCATCAACGAAACCCTTTCCCGGACCGTGCTGACCTCGCTGACAACTTTCCTGGCGGTGATGATGCTGCTCATTTTCGGCGGGGGCGCCATCAATAACTTTGCGGTGCTCTTTGTAATCGGCATTATTACCGGCGTTTATTCCACCGTTTTTATCGCCACGCCGGTCATGATGTTTTTCCGCCGGGAGAAAAAAAGCTGA
- the yajC gene encoding preprotein translocase subunit YajC — protein MHAMFDFATFAMCGAPGGAGAQGGGQQSSPVMMIGWVVIMLALFYFLLIRPQQRKEKERRNLISSIKTGDRVIFGGGMIGIVTNAKENIFTIKIADNTKVDVLRAAVSRVIQKDEELGKE, from the coding sequence ATGCATGCAATGTTTGATTTCGCAACATTCGCCATGTGCGGAGCGCCCGGCGGCGCCGGGGCCCAGGGCGGCGGCCAGCAGTCCTCGCCGGTAATGATGATCGGCTGGGTGGTGATCATGCTGGCACTCTTTTATTTCCTGCTGATCCGCCCCCAGCAGAGAAAGGAAAAGGAGCGCCGCAACCTGATCAGCAGCATCAAGACCGGCGACCGGGTCATCTTCGGCGGCGGGATGATCGGCATCGTCACCAACGCCAAGGAGAATATTTTCACGATTAAAATCGCCGACAACACCAAGGTGGACGTCCTGCGGGCGGCGGTCAGCAGGGTCATTCAAAAGGACGAAGAGCTCGGCAAGGAATAA
- the tgt gene encoding tRNA guanosine(34) transglycosylase Tgt encodes MAETFEILKRDARTCARRGRLHTAHGAAETPIFMPVGTQGTVKAMTPERLAETGASMILCNAYHLNDRPGTEVIAKCGGLHRFMGWSKPILTDSGGFQVFSLAAKRKISDAGVEFNSHVDGRRFFIGPAEAMAIQRRLGADVAMAFDECIPYPCEYDYACQAAERTLRWASVCAGQPRNTGQLAFGIVQGGVYPDLRKRCAEELRRMDFDGFAVGGVSVGEPEEVLLDGIRNSAPFLPPEKPRYLMGVGKLRQMAEAVAMGVDMFDCVMPTRLARNGAAVTRKGRFSLKTAANREELAPIEEGCGCYACANFSRAYLRHLLNADEILGIVLLTIHNIYCYMKFMEEIRSAIEEGKFSQMLEKLRENHSR; translated from the coding sequence ATGGCCGAAACATTTGAAATATTAAAGAGGGATGCGCGGACCTGCGCGCGGCGCGGGAGGCTGCATACCGCCCACGGGGCGGCGGAGACGCCGATTTTCATGCCGGTCGGCACGCAGGGCACGGTCAAGGCCATGACCCCGGAGCGGCTCGCGGAAACCGGGGCAAGCATGATTCTCTGCAACGCCTATCACCTCAACGACCGGCCGGGAACGGAGGTGATCGCAAAATGCGGCGGATTGCACCGCTTCATGGGCTGGTCAAAACCGATTCTCACGGACAGCGGCGGCTTCCAGGTGTTCAGCCTGGCCGCGAAGCGCAAAATAAGCGACGCGGGCGTTGAATTCAATTCCCACGTGGACGGCCGCCGTTTTTTTATCGGACCGGCCGAGGCCATGGCCATCCAGCGGCGCCTGGGCGCGGACGTGGCCATGGCGTTTGACGAGTGCATACCCTACCCCTGCGAATACGATTATGCTTGCCAGGCAGCGGAGCGGACATTACGATGGGCCTCTGTTTGCGCCGGCCAGCCCCGCAACACGGGCCAGCTCGCTTTCGGCATCGTGCAGGGCGGCGTTTATCCGGATTTGCGGAAGCGCTGCGCGGAGGAGTTGCGCCGCATGGATTTTGACGGCTTTGCCGTCGGCGGCGTAAGCGTCGGCGAGCCCGAGGAGGTTTTGCTGGACGGCATCCGGAACAGCGCGCCTTTTCTGCCGCCGGAAAAACCGCGTTACCTGATGGGCGTGGGCAAACTGCGCCAGATGGCCGAGGCGGTGGCCATGGGCGTGGACATGTTTGACTGCGTCATGCCGACCAGGCTGGCGCGGAACGGCGCGGCCGTGACCCGGAAAGGGCGCTTTTCCCTGAAAACCGCCGCGAATCGGGAAGAGCTTGCGCCGATTGAGGAAGGATGCGGCTGTTACGCCTGCGCCAATTTCAGCCGCGCTTATTTGAGGCATCTGCTGAACGCGGATGAAATTCTCGGAATTGTTTTGCTGACAATTCACAACATTTATTGTTATATGAAGTTCATGGAAGAGATCAGAAGCGCGATTGAGGAGGGGAAGTTTTCCCAGATGCTTGAAAAATTGAGGGAAAACCATTCGCGCTGA
- a CDS encoding acyl-CoA dehydrogenase family protein — MKYGLTEQQEMIRDLCRQIAHEKIKPVRAHYDETGEFPHEILKVFAQSDLCGLYIEEKYGGLGGGVLDLSIAVEELSKICSGIALSMAATALGTFPIIIFGTDEQKDKYLPRIAKGESLAAFGLTEANAGSDAGAIATTAKRDGDDYILNGTKQWITNGGEADVYTVIVKTDKAKGARGASAFILEKGMPGFTFGKKENKMGIRASATRELVFQDCRVPKANLLGREGMGFIIAMKTLDMSRPGVAAQALGIAAGALDEAVKYSRERRQFGSPICSFQGVQFMLADMATQVEAARALIYQAARYIDGGAKDIGKISAMCKLFASDTAMRVTTDAVQVFGGYGYMREYPVEKMMRDAKITQIYEGTNQIQREVIALNLIKEAAGKKQ, encoded by the coding sequence ATGAAATACGGATTAACGGAACAGCAGGAAATGATCCGCGATTTATGCCGTCAGATCGCCCATGAAAAAATCAAGCCGGTCCGTGCGCATTACGACGAAACCGGCGAGTTTCCGCATGAAATTCTGAAAGTATTCGCCCAATCCGACCTGTGCGGACTTTATATAGAGGAAAAATACGGCGGCCTGGGCGGCGGCGTGTTGGACCTTTCCATCGCCGTTGAAGAGCTTTCCAAAATCTGCAGCGGCATCGCCTTGAGCATGGCGGCCACCGCCCTGGGCACCTTCCCGATCATTATTTTCGGGACCGATGAACAGAAAGATAAATATCTCCCGCGCATCGCCAAGGGCGAGTCGCTCGCGGCCTTCGGTCTGACCGAGGCCAACGCCGGCAGCGACGCCGGCGCCATCGCCACGACCGCAAAGCGCGACGGCGATGATTACATCCTCAACGGCACCAAGCAGTGGATCACCAACGGCGGCGAGGCCGACGTCTACACGGTCATCGTCAAGACCGACAAAGCAAAGGGCGCCCGGGGCGCCAGCGCTTTCATCCTGGAAAAGGGGATGCCCGGCTTCACCTTCGGCAAAAAGGAAAATAAAATGGGTATCCGCGCCTCGGCCACCCGTGAACTGGTTTTCCAGGACTGCCGCGTGCCCAAGGCCAACCTGCTCGGCCGGGAAGGCATGGGATTCATCATCGCCATGAAAACCCTGGACATGTCCCGGCCCGGCGTGGCGGCCCAGGCGCTCGGCATCGCCGCCGGCGCTTTGGACGAGGCGGTCAAATACAGCCGCGAACGGCGCCAGTTCGGCAGTCCGATCTGTTCTTTTCAGGGCGTTCAATTCATGCTGGCGGACATGGCCACGCAGGTGGAGGCCGCGCGCGCGCTCATTTACCAGGCCGCGCGCTACATTGACGGCGGCGCCAAAGACATCGGCAAAATATCGGCCATGTGCAAGCTGTTTGCCTCGGACACCGCCATGCGCGTTACGACCGACGCCGTGCAGGTCTTCGGCGGCTACGGCTATATGCGGGAATATCCGGTTGAAAAAATGATGCGCGACGCCAAGATCACCCAGATTTACGAAGGCACCAACCAGATCCAGCGCGAAGTAATCGCCTTGAACCTGATCAAGGAAGCGGCCGGCAAAAAACAGTGA
- a CDS encoding CehA/McbA family metallohydrolase: MKHNQDMWNDQGVWLKGNIHTHTVHSDGKCTPGELALEYGRHGYDFVFLTDHDKYTAPKTQTRKPLLIPATELAVNFRGYCHHFVCLGVKKEWQSASFRSPGQLLARAGREGVFVVQAHPYWCGIPSHKCVFKGNLTCAGVEVYNTVCDRLNAKGYSAVHWDDLLDAGRRLLGFAVDDAHNITHIAGGWIMVKTPARTPAAILAAIRRGNFYSSQGPEIKSIRVRGREIKIICSPVMRINFIANRARGCSIFATIPSLKEAVWTVPAENTYARIELVDWNGKTAWSNPVYFRR; encoded by the coding sequence ATGAAACACAACCAGGACATGTGGAACGATCAAGGCGTCTGGCTCAAGGGAAACATTCATACCCATACCGTCCATTCCGACGGCAAATGCACCCCCGGGGAACTGGCGCTTGAGTACGGACGCCACGGTTATGATTTTGTGTTTCTCACGGACCATGACAAATACACGGCGCCGAAGACGCAAACCCGGAAGCCGCTTTTAATCCCGGCCACCGAGCTGGCCGTGAATTTCAGGGGATACTGCCATCATTTTGTCTGCCTGGGCGTGAAAAAAGAATGGCAATCCGCGTCATTCCGTTCGCCCGGGCAATTGCTGGCGCGCGCCGGCCGGGAGGGGGTTTTCGTGGTCCAGGCCCATCCCTACTGGTGCGGAATCCCCAGCCATAAATGTGTTTTTAAGGGAAATTTAACCTGCGCGGGAGTGGAAGTTTATAACACCGTCTGCGACCGACTGAACGCCAAGGGATATTCCGCCGTCCATTGGGACGACCTGCTGGACGCCGGCCGCCGCCTGCTCGGATTCGCGGTTGACGACGCCCATAACATCACACATATCGCCGGCGGCTGGATCATGGTCAAAACCCCCGCAAGAACGCCGGCGGCCATTCTCGCGGCCATCCGCCGGGGAAATTTCTATTCCTCGCAGGGGCCGGAAATCAAATCCATCCGCGTCCGCGGCCGGGAAATAAAAATCATCTGTTCTCCGGTCATGCGCATTAATTTCATCGCCAACCGCGCACGGGGCTGTTCCATCTTCGCAACCATCCCCAGCCTGAAAGAGGCGGTCTGGACCGTGCCCGCGGAAAACACCTACGCCAGGATAGAACTGGTTGACTGGAACGGCAAAACCGCCTGGAGCAATCCGGTTTATTTCCGGCGTTGA